From Salvia splendens isolate huo1 chromosome 3, SspV2, whole genome shotgun sequence, a single genomic window includes:
- the LOC121793533 gene encoding cytochrome P450 734A1-like has product MEDFHFHFLWLLLISYILFVLLLKLVVHLWWAPRRVESFFMKQGIKGPKYQLFLGNLKELASLNILASAQSMPPLSHNILPRVLSFYHHWKKIYGSMFLVWFGPTARLTVSDPALIREIFILKSEMFEKNESPPLVRKIEGDGLLSLKGEKWSHHRKIIQPAFHTENLKLMMPMMAKSMEAAVMKWSEGMCNGGEVEVDVSDWFQNLVEDVITRATFGRSYEEGKAIFELQSQQMVHATEAYQKVFIPGYRFLPTKKNRICWRLEKEIRKSLLKLIDGRRRRRGEEGASEECPNDLLEVMIKASAITPNDVVEECKTIFFAGKHTTANLLTWTTVLLAMHPEWQEQARDEVLRVCGARDSPSKDGLLLPKLKTLGMILNESLRLYPPAVAIIRRAKTEVQLGGVHVPRGTELLIPILAVHHDPALWCHDPHEFNPGRFAKGMAHAAKHPMAYMPFGLGARRCVGQNLAIFQAKLAIAVILRRFSFELAPSYQHAPSVLMLLHPQHGAPIVFKKL; this is encoded by the exons ATGGAAGATTTCCACTTCCACTTCCTATGGCTTCTTCTCATCTCATATATTCTGTTTGTTCTTCTGCTCAAACTAGTGGTTCATCTGTGGTGGGCACCAAGGAGAGTTGAGAGCTTCTTCATGAAACAGGGGATCAAAGGCCCCAAATACCAGCTCTTCTTGGGGAATTTGAAGGAGTTAGCCAGCTTGAATATTCTGGCTTCTGCTCAATCCATGCCTCCTCTCTCTCACAACATTCTCCCTAGAGTCCTCTCTTTCTACCACCATTGGAAGAAGATATATG GCTCCATGTTCCTGGTGTGGTTTGGGCCAACAGCAAGGCTCACAGTCTCTGACCCAGCCCTAATCAGAGAGATCTTCATCTTGAAATCAGAGATGTTTGAAAAGAATGAGTCACCACCACTTGTGAGGAAAATTGAAGGTGATGGTTTGCTGAGCCTCAAGGGGGAGAAATGGTCCCACCACAGGAAGATCATCCAGCCAGCTTTCCACACAGAGAATCTCAAG TTGATGATGCCAATGATGGCAAAGAGCATGGAAGCAGCAGTGATGAAATGGAGTGAGGGAATGTGCAATGGTGGGGAAGTGGAGGTGGATGTGTCTGATTGGTTCCAGAATCTGGTTGAGGATGTGATCACAAGAGCTACTTTTGGGAGAAGCTATGAGGAAGGGAAAGCCATTTTTGAGCTGCAATCTCAGCAGATGGTCCATGCCACTGAGGCTTATCAGAAGGTCTTCATCCCTGGTTATAG ATTTTTGCCGACTAAAAAGAACAGAATTTGTTGGAGGCTGGAGAAAGAAATTCGGAAATCGCTACTGAAGCTCATCGAcgggaggcggcggcggagaggggAAGAAGGTGCGTCGGAGGAATGTCCGAACGATTTGCTGGAGGTGATGATTAAGGCGTCGGCGATCACCCCAAACGACGTCGTGGAGGAGTGCAAAACGATCTTCTTCGCCGGAAAGCACACCACCGCGAATCTGCTGACGTGGACGACCGTGCTATTGGCCATGCATCCAGAGTGGCAGGAGCAGGCACGTGACGAGGTCCTCCGCGTGTGCGGGGCACGTGACTCCCCTTCTAAAGACGGCCTCCTCCTCCCTAAGCTCAAAACG CTGGGGATGATCCTGAACGAATCGCTGAGGCTGTACCCGCCGGCGGTGGCGATAATCCGACGGGCGAAGACGGAGGTGCAACTGGGTGGGGTCCACGTGCCGCGGGGGACGGAGCTGCTGATCCCGATCCTGGCCGTGCACCACGACCCGGCGCTGTGGTGCCACGACCCACACGAGTTCAACCCGGGCCGGTTCGCGAAGGGCATGGCGCACGCCGCGAAGCACCCGATGGCATACATGCCGTTCGGGCTCGGTGCGCGGCGGTGCGTGGGGCAGAATCTGGCCATATTCCAAGCCAAGCTGGCGATCGCCGTCATCCTGCGAAGGTTCTCGTTCGAGCTCGCGCCGAGCTACCAGCACGCGCCCTCCGTGCTCATGCTGCTCCACCCGCAGCACGGCGCGCCGATTGTGTTTAAAAAATTATAG